The Moorella glycerini genomic interval ATCTCCAGTAACTTCTGGCCGGTGGCGATGGCTTTGGCGATGTTGCCCCGCTGGAGATAACAATTAGCCAGGTTATTCCAAGCCTGGACGATCCTGGGGTTCAGCTCAATGGCCTTCTCCAGGGCGGCAATGGCCTCTTCCGTCCTGCCCATTTGGGAATAAGCAAACCCCAGGTTGGCATAGCCCCGGGCATACCGCGGCTCGATGGCGATGGCTCTTTCGTTGGCTGCGACTACCTTTTCCAGCTCCCCCTTTTGCCAGTAGATATAGCCCAGGTTTACATAAGCCTCAAACATGCGGCCGCTGCTGGTAATTGCCTCTTCAAAGGCCGCAATTGCCTCGTCCCATTTCCCCTGTTGCATATAGGAAACCCCCAGGTTGTAGAGCGCCGTGGCGCACCCGGGGTTTTCCGCGAGTATTCGCTTTTGCCCGGCAATAAAGTCTGCAAAATCCTGCGGCTCAGCCATCCCCTTCCTCCTCCGCATATAAGATATGAGAAATGAGAAGTGAGATTTTAGGTAAGAACTGGCATGGCCAGTTCTTAGCATAATTCAGACCTCTGACTTCCTGCTTCCGACTTCCA includes:
- a CDS encoding tetratricopeptide repeat protein is translated as MAEPQDFADFIAGQKRILAENPGCATALYNLGVSYMQQGKWDEAIAAFEEAITSSGRMFEAYVNLGYIYWQKGELEKVVAANERAIAIEPRYARGYANLGFAYSQMGRTEEAIAALEKAIELNPRIVQAWNNLANCYLQRGNIAKAIATGQKLLEIAPDFALGHNNLAYAYYLNGDLARAIEHIDRALELGFNVHPEFLQKLEPYRKN